In Gopherus flavomarginatus isolate rGopFla2 chromosome 1, rGopFla2.mat.asm, whole genome shotgun sequence, a single genomic region encodes these proteins:
- the LOC127057027 gene encoding zinc finger protein OZF-like has translation MAEGAVSVPEGEECTRLASLDKCYKSPKPKLISPVEPRESELWVVDLQDSVDGAIPESPSPGGGILRRTEKHHKEGRENLKLLRMLLGKSKERISQRSDQETTCKGQHKSQKQKGNTARGKGGIARSHERTFREVRKPPMPERSETSEGPCTYPVCEESFEGQRDLNSHKNSIHTGKKTCKCRACGKSFRQKQERLAHARVHGAKKPFPCAECERSFSRLSHLTVHQRTHTGERPFSCPECGKHFSHFSNLTRHQRTHTGERPYSCPECERRFSNLSSLTTHLRTHTGERPFTCPQCEKSFGDQSNLTTHLRTHTGERPYVCPDCQKSFSDQSTFAKHHRTHTGERPYPCPNCEKSFIHRSHLTTHQRTHTGERPYKCPGCEKRFSQLSNVTTHLRTHSGERPYICADCGKSFGDQSSLRKHHRTHTGERPYPCPHCGKRFSQLSNLNTHCRTHTGERPYICPHCGKSFSEQSNLAKHLRTHLGERPSPWPRSQKSLIHISHLSAHQRNHVGEGAYKCTDCDKIFSEQLDLVEHLKAHPRERPHSDKSFMQKSSLMKLQGLPQRLKP, from the exons ATGGCAGAAGGAGCTGTATCAGTGCCTGAGGGAGAAGAATGTACAAGGTTGGCTTCACTGGATAAAT GCTATAAAAGTCCCAAACCAAAACTGATATCTCCAGTAGAACCAAGAGAGTCAGAGCTGTGGGTTGTGGATCTTCAGGACTCAGTGGATGGAGCTATTCCTGAAAGCCCCTCCCCAG gTGGTGGGATCCTGCGCAGAACTGAGAAGCATCACAAAGAAGGTCGTGAGAACCTGAAGCTGCTGAGAATGTTACTGGGGAAATCAAAAGAGAGAATTTCCCAGAGATCTGACCAGGAAACTACCTGCAAAGGGCAGCACAAGTCACAAAAGCAGAAGGGAAACACAGCCAGGGGTAAGGGAGGTATCGCAAGGAGCCATGAAAGAACTTTCAGGGAAGTGCGCAAGCCCCCTATGCCAGAGAGGTCAGAGACAAGTGAGGGACCGTGCACATATCCTGTGTGTGAGGAAAGCTTTGAGGGGCAGAGAGACCTGAATAGCCATAAGAACAGCATTCACACTGGAAAGAAAACCTGTAAATGTAGGgcctgtgggaaaagcttcaggcaAAAGCAGGAGCGCTTGGCACATGCGAGAGTCCATGGAGCCAAGAAACCCTTCCCCTGTGCCGAGTGTGAGAGAAGCTTCAGTCGGCTTTCCCATCTCACTGTGCACCAGAGAACCCACACAGGGGAAAGGCCCTTCTCCTGCCCTGAGTGTGGGAAACACTTCAGCCACTTCTCAAACCTCACTAGACACCAGAGgacccacacaggggagaggccctacagCTGCCCTGAGTGTGAGAGGCGCTTCAGTAACCTGAGCAGTCTCACTACCCACCTGAGgacccacacaggggagaggcccttcacCTGCCCCCAGTGCGAGAAGAGCTTTGGTGATCAGTCTAATCTCACCACCCACTTGAGGACccacactggggagaggccctatgtgTGTCCTGACTGCCAGAAGAGCTTCAGCGACCAATCGACTTTCGCCAAGCACCACAGAACCCACACGGGGGAAAGACcatacccctgccccaactgTGAGAAGAGCTTCATCCATAGATCCCACCTCACTACGCACCAACGGacccacacaggggagagaccttacaaatgtcctggctgtgaGAAGCGCTTCAGCCAGCTCTCCAACGTCACTACCCACCTGAGGACCCATTCAGGAGAGAGGCCCTATATCTGCGCCGACTGTGGGAAGAGCTTCGGCGACCAGTCGAGTCTGAGGAAGCACCACCGGACCCACACGGGTGAGAGACCCTATCCTTGTCCCCACTGTGGGAAACGCTTCAGCCAGCTCTCCAATCTCAACACCCACTGCAGAACCCACACCGGCGAGAGGCCGTACATCTGTCCACACTGTGGCAAGAGCTTCAGTGAGCAGTCAAACCTGGCCAAGCACCTGAGAACCCACCTGGGGGAGAGGCCCTCCCCTTGGCCCCGCAGCCAGAAGAGCCTCATACACATCTCACACCTCTCTGCACACCAGAGAAaccatgtgggggagggggcctaCAAATGTACCGACTGTGACAAGATCTTCAGCGAGCAGTTGGACCTGGTGGAGCACCTGAAAGCCCACCCGAGGGAGAGACCCCACAGTGACAAGAGCTTCATGCAAAAGTCATCTCTGATGAAACTTCAGGGACTTCCTCAGAGATTGAAACCATAG
- the LOC127057318 gene encoding zinc finger protein 239-like isoform X1: protein MNPRGAARSTGDGIISENEEENPHQEGFQTEEPSVPLSEKSRRKDSQSPNWEEDCEDEWGTENQERNLPGKKWDESPPRERGFRKLKDIIAQQRPHTGEKPHKCSDCGKSFSRRSNLIQHQRTHTGQRPYECPECGKTFSLRSTLTRHQRTHLQEKPYKCTECGKSFRQSSDLIAHQRVHTGETPYRCAVCGKSFGRSSNLSQHQTTHMEERPYQCADCLKSFRSSSALVQHQRSHTGEKPYQCSECRSRFLQSSDLIKHQRIHTGERPYQCPACGKCFSQSSSLTEHQRTHTGERPYRCTECGKRFCQSSTLIQHQRIHTGEKPYRCTECGKSFCRSSNLNQHLTIHMIKKPHGCTDCGRGFSQLTNLIIHQRIHSGETP from the exons ATGAATCCCCGGGGAGCAGCTCGGAGCA CAGGTGATGGGATCATAAGTGAAAATGAGGAGGAGAATCCACACCAGGAGGGTTTTCAGACAGAGGAGCCAAGTGTACCATTGTCAGAAAAATCCAGAAGGAAAGATTCACAGAGCCCCAACTGGGAAGAGGACTGTGAGGATGAGTGGGGGACAGAAAATCAGGAGAGAAATCTTCCAGGAAAGAAATGGGATGAATCTCCTCCCCGAGAGAGAGGTTTCAGGAAACTCAAAGACATCATTGCCCAGCAGAGGCCccacactggagagaaacctcATAAATGTTCTGACTGTGGGAAGAGCTTTAGTCGGAGATCAAACCTCATTCAGCACCAGAGGAcccacacaggccagagaccttacGAGTGCcccgagtgtgggaaaaccttcagccTGCGCTCGACACTTACAAGACATCAGCGAACCCACCTGCAGGAGAAGCCCTATaaatgcactgagtgcgggaagaGCTTCCGCCAGAGCTCAGACCTGATTGCCCACCAGCGAGTGCACACAGGAGAGACCCCGTACCGGTGTGCCGTGTGTGGGAAGAGCTTTGGACGGAGCTCCAACCTGAGCCAGCACCAGACCACGCACATGGAGGAGAGACCCTATCAATGTGCCGACTGCCTGAAGAGTTTCCGGAGCAGTTCAGCCCTGGTGCAGCACCAGAGGAGCCACACGGGAGAGAAACCCTATCAGTGCTCTGAATGCAGGAGTCGCTTCCTGCAGAGCTCGGACCTCATCAAACACCAGAGGATCCACACCGGAGAGAGGCCCTACCAGTGCCCCGCCTGTGGGAAATGCTTCAGCCAGAGCTCCTCACTCACTGAGCACCAGAGAACCCACACCGGAGAGCGACCCTACCGTTGCACCGAGTGCGGGAAACGTTTCTGCCAGAGCTCCACACTCATCCAGCACCAGAGGATTcacacaggggagaagccctacagatgcactgagtgtgggaagagcttctGCCGGAGCTCCAACCTGAATCAGCACCTGACAATCCACATGATAAAGAAACCTCATGGGTGCACTGACTGTGGGAGGGGCTTCAGTCAGCTCACTAACCTTATTATACACCAGAGAATCCACTCTGGAGAGACcccctag
- the LOC127057318 gene encoding zinc finger protein 239-like isoform X2, which yields MNPRGAARSSDGIISENEEENPHQEGFQTEEPSVPLSEKSRRKDSQSPNWEEDCEDEWGTENQERNLPGKKWDESPPRERGFRKLKDIIAQQRPHTGEKPHKCSDCGKSFSRRSNLIQHQRTHTGQRPYECPECGKTFSLRSTLTRHQRTHLQEKPYKCTECGKSFRQSSDLIAHQRVHTGETPYRCAVCGKSFGRSSNLSQHQTTHMEERPYQCADCLKSFRSSSALVQHQRSHTGEKPYQCSECRSRFLQSSDLIKHQRIHTGERPYQCPACGKCFSQSSSLTEHQRTHTGERPYRCTECGKRFCQSSTLIQHQRIHTGEKPYRCTECGKSFCRSSNLNQHLTIHMIKKPHGCTDCGRGFSQLTNLIIHQRIHSGETP from the exons ATGAATCCCCGGGGAGCAGCTCGGAGCA GTGATGGGATCATAAGTGAAAATGAGGAGGAGAATCCACACCAGGAGGGTTTTCAGACAGAGGAGCCAAGTGTACCATTGTCAGAAAAATCCAGAAGGAAAGATTCACAGAGCCCCAACTGGGAAGAGGACTGTGAGGATGAGTGGGGGACAGAAAATCAGGAGAGAAATCTTCCAGGAAAGAAATGGGATGAATCTCCTCCCCGAGAGAGAGGTTTCAGGAAACTCAAAGACATCATTGCCCAGCAGAGGCCccacactggagagaaacctcATAAATGTTCTGACTGTGGGAAGAGCTTTAGTCGGAGATCAAACCTCATTCAGCACCAGAGGAcccacacaggccagagaccttacGAGTGCcccgagtgtgggaaaaccttcagccTGCGCTCGACACTTACAAGACATCAGCGAACCCACCTGCAGGAGAAGCCCTATaaatgcactgagtgcgggaagaGCTTCCGCCAGAGCTCAGACCTGATTGCCCACCAGCGAGTGCACACAGGAGAGACCCCGTACCGGTGTGCCGTGTGTGGGAAGAGCTTTGGACGGAGCTCCAACCTGAGCCAGCACCAGACCACGCACATGGAGGAGAGACCCTATCAATGTGCCGACTGCCTGAAGAGTTTCCGGAGCAGTTCAGCCCTGGTGCAGCACCAGAGGAGCCACACGGGAGAGAAACCCTATCAGTGCTCTGAATGCAGGAGTCGCTTCCTGCAGAGCTCGGACCTCATCAAACACCAGAGGATCCACACCGGAGAGAGGCCCTACCAGTGCCCCGCCTGTGGGAAATGCTTCAGCCAGAGCTCCTCACTCACTGAGCACCAGAGAACCCACACCGGAGAGCGACCCTACCGTTGCACCGAGTGCGGGAAACGTTTCTGCCAGAGCTCCACACTCATCCAGCACCAGAGGATTcacacaggggagaagccctacagatgcactgagtgtgggaagagcttctGCCGGAGCTCCAACCTGAATCAGCACCTGACAATCCACATGATAAAGAAACCTCATGGGTGCACTGACTGTGGGAGGGGCTTCAGTCAGCTCACTAACCTTATTATACACCAGAGAATCCACTCTGGAGAGACcccctag